One genomic region from Gossypium hirsutum isolate 1008001.06 chromosome D13, Gossypium_hirsutum_v2.1, whole genome shotgun sequence encodes:
- the LOC107919521 gene encoding RNA-binding protein 12, with protein sequence MGCFNCFALGFFVALSLASIDVGVVARHLQQLPPMPTLPTTTLPPFPSIPNLPQPSIPSFPRPGALPPLPTMPALPTLPSVPRATLPPLPSMPSIPTIPTTIPSIPFFSPPPSPSSP encoded by the coding sequence ATGGGTTGTTTCAATTGCTTTGCTTTGGGATTCTTCGTGGCTCTGTCGCTTGCAAGCATTGATGTCGGGGTTGTAGCTCGTCACCTTCAGCAACTGCCTCCAATGCCAACATTGCCTACAACCACACTCCCACCATTCCCATCTATCCCTAATCTCCCACAGCCATCCATACCATCTTTCCCAAGGCCTGGGGCGCTTCCTCCACTTCCTACCATGCCTGCTTTGCCCACATTGCCTAGTGTACCAAGGGCCACATTGCCCCCTCTACCAAGCATGCCTTCGATTCCCACAATCCCAACTACAATTCCCTCTATTCCATTCTTCTCTCCACCACCTTCTCCTTCTAGTCCTTAA
- the LOC107919543 gene encoding ESX-1 secretion-associated protein EspE — MASFNCFALAFFVALSFSSIDVGLAGRHLQQLPPMPTLPTTTLPPFPSIPNLPQPSIPSFPRPGALPPFPTMPGLPTLPSVPRATLPPLPSIPSIPTIQPTIPSIPFLSPPPSPFTP, encoded by the coding sequence ATGGCATCTTTCAATTGCTTTGCTTTGGCATTCTTCGTGGCTTTGTCGTTTTCAAGCATTGACGTTGGCCTAGCAGGTCGTCACCTTCAGCAACTGCCTCCGATGCCAACATTGCCTACAACCACACTCCCACCATTCCCATCTATCCCTAATCTCCCACAGCCATCCATACCATCTTTCCCAAGGCCCGGGGCACTTCCTCCATTTCCTACCATGCCTGGGTTGCCCACATTGCCAAGTGTACCAAGGGCCACACTGCCTCCTCTGCCAAGCATACCCTCAATCCCCACAATCCAACCTACAATTCCCTCTATTCCTTTCCTTTCTCCACCACCTTCTCCTTTTACCCCTTAA